In Burkholderia sp. GAS332, one DNA window encodes the following:
- a CDS encoding Alkyl sulfatase BDS1, metallo-beta-lactamase superfamily: MSDENNPASASNRRGFLKGVVSVGIASGIGTVAGDALAQTAASPMATGISAKPPTKATKEANAVYANQLAFNDTQDFQDASRGLIATLPDGIIPSSKGGVAWDLGQFSFIKGGPENNAPDSVNPSLWRNAKLNMNHGLFEVVDGVWQVRGYDLSVMSIIRGDTGWIVIDPLMTADVSTVVWKQLVIPHLGDKPITHVIYTHSHADHYGGIRGIIDEADLKSGKVKIYAPAGFTEAAVGENVIAGNAMSRRAAYMYGNLLPRGPAGVVDGGLGKTTSIGAITLLVPTDFATTTGQKLMLDGVEMTVIMAPESEAPSEFMFYIPKYKAFCASEDATHTLHNLYTLRGAKVRDALLWSKYLQAAIDMFGSDMQVLFASHYWPTWGNDRIIAFLKAQRDMYRYLHDQTMRLANTGYTPLEIAESVRLPDSLAKQWFCRSYYGTVFHDLVAQYNLRLGFFDGVPANLHRLPPVENGKRYVEFMGGSAAVLHKAQQYYDKGEYRWVAEVVNHVVFADPQNVAAKHMLADAYEQLGYQAESASWRNFYLTGAMELRNGVHKVPFGSSQSPDTIRAMPLEMFLDYQGVRLNAERAAGKTISFNFVMTDTKENYVVGVENSALHYSKDMTSSTADATVTMTRTDLNDVMMGNTSMEKLVMSGKAKLTGDTKKLGEFVSWLDNFDFWFNIVTP; the protein is encoded by the coding sequence ATGTCCGACGAAAATAATCCGGCTTCCGCATCAAACCGTAGAGGTTTTCTAAAAGGTGTTGTTTCGGTAGGTATTGCAAGCGGGATTGGCACCGTCGCCGGAGATGCATTGGCACAAACCGCAGCCAGCCCAATGGCCACCGGCATCAGCGCCAAGCCACCCACGAAGGCCACCAAAGAGGCCAACGCGGTTTATGCGAATCAGCTAGCTTTCAACGACACACAAGACTTCCAGGACGCCAGCCGCGGGCTGATCGCGACCTTGCCCGACGGCATCATTCCGAGTTCAAAGGGCGGCGTTGCCTGGGACCTGGGCCAGTTTTCCTTCATCAAAGGCGGCCCGGAAAACAACGCCCCCGACTCCGTGAACCCCAGCTTGTGGCGCAACGCCAAGCTGAACATGAATCACGGTCTGTTCGAAGTGGTCGACGGCGTCTGGCAGGTGCGAGGCTACGATCTCTCGGTCATGAGCATCATCCGCGGCGACACAGGCTGGATCGTGATCGACCCGCTGATGACAGCGGACGTATCGACCGTGGTGTGGAAACAATTAGTCATTCCGCATCTCGGCGACAAACCGATCACCCATGTGATCTACACGCATAGCCACGCCGACCACTACGGCGGCATCCGCGGCATTATCGACGAAGCCGATCTGAAGTCGGGCAAGGTGAAGATCTACGCACCAGCCGGCTTCACGGAAGCCGCGGTGGGCGAAAACGTGATCGCCGGCAATGCGATGAGCCGCCGCGCGGCCTACATGTACGGCAATCTGCTGCCGCGCGGACCGGCCGGCGTAGTGGACGGCGGCCTCGGCAAGACCACGTCGATCGGCGCGATTACGCTGCTCGTGCCGACAGACTTCGCGACCACGACCGGACAGAAGCTGATGCTCGATGGCGTCGAGATGACAGTCATCATGGCGCCGGAGTCCGAGGCGCCGTCCGAGTTCATGTTCTACATTCCGAAGTACAAGGCGTTCTGCGCCTCCGAAGACGCGACCCATACGCTGCACAATCTCTACACGCTGCGCGGCGCGAAAGTGCGCGATGCGCTGTTGTGGTCAAAGTATCTGCAGGCCGCGATCGACATGTTCGGCAGCGATATGCAGGTGCTGTTCGCGTCGCACTACTGGCCGACCTGGGGCAACGACCGCATCATCGCCTTCCTGAAGGCACAGCGCGACATGTACCGGTATTTGCATGACCAGACCATGCGTCTCGCGAACACCGGTTACACGCCGCTGGAAATCGCGGAATCGGTGCGGCTGCCCGATTCGCTCGCCAAGCAATGGTTTTGCCGCAGCTACTACGGCACCGTGTTCCACGATCTCGTCGCGCAATACAACTTGCGGCTCGGCTTCTTTGACGGCGTACCGGCCAATCTGCATCGTTTGCCGCCGGTCGAAAACGGCAAGCGTTATGTCGAGTTCATGGGTGGCTCCGCCGCTGTCCTGCACAAGGCGCAGCAGTACTACGACAAGGGCGAATACCGGTGGGTCGCCGAAGTCGTGAATCACGTGGTGTTCGCGGATCCGCAGAATGTAGCCGCCAAGCATATGTTGGCGGACGCCTATGAGCAATTGGGCTACCAGGCTGAATCGGCGAGCTGGCGCAACTTCTATCTGACCGGCGCAATGGAGTTGCGTAACGGCGTGCATAAGGTGCCGTTCGGCAGTTCACAGAGCCCGGACACGATCAGGGCAATGCCGCTCGAGATGTTCCTGGATTATCAGGGTGTCCGTTTGAACGCGGAGCGCGCTGCCGGCAAGACCATTTCGTTTAACTTCGTGATGACCGATACGAAGGAAAACTACGTGGTCGGCGTCGAAAATTCCGCGCTTCACTATTCGAAAGACA
- a CDS encoding Uncharacterized ACR, COG1993, with protein sequence MKGSQLTVFAANQSHRKSHMTVVEWILDQAKKTGIQGATVIEVSECIDAHGKYHAARFFELVDQPVVVTVAAEDGRVDALLDSLRHGGVQLFYTRCPIEYEVLGAGAEEGGE encoded by the coding sequence ATGAAAGGCAGTCAATTGACGGTGTTTGCAGCCAATCAGAGCCACCGCAAGAGTCACATGACCGTCGTCGAATGGATTCTGGACCAGGCGAAAAAAACCGGCATTCAGGGCGCAACCGTGATCGAAGTGAGTGAATGCATCGACGCGCATGGCAAGTACCACGCGGCGCGCTTTTTTGAATTGGTTGACCAGCCCGTCGTGGTCACGGTGGCCGCGGAGGATGGTCGCGTCGATGCATTGCTCGATAGCCTCCGGCACGGCGGTGTTCAACTCTTCTACACGCGCTGTCCGATCGAATATGAAGTGCTTGGCGCCGGCGCGGAAGAGGGCGGCGAGTAG
- a CDS encoding PII-like signaling protein: MNGYQLTFYTEQNRKHGHQTVCEWLLHEVHRLGIGGATVINCAEGIGHAGSHHAAHMLRLDDQPVQIILAVTEQEAGQILDLVRAENVHVFYMRFPIEFGVIGEDVPHKSSKHFSLFGRSTG, translated from the coding sequence ATGAACGGCTATCAACTGACGTTCTATACAGAGCAGAACAGGAAGCACGGCCACCAGACCGTATGCGAATGGCTGCTGCATGAGGTTCACCGACTCGGTATCGGTGGTGCGACCGTGATTAATTGCGCCGAAGGCATCGGCCATGCGGGTTCGCACCATGCGGCCCACATGCTCAGGCTCGACGATCAGCCGGTGCAGATCATTCTTGCCGTGACTGAACAGGAAGCTGGGCAGATCCTGGATCTCGTGCGTGCCGAAAACGTACACGTTTTCTACATGCGCTTTCCCATCGAGTTCGGCGTCATCGGCGAGGATGTGCCGCACAAATCATCGAAGCATTTTTCCCTGTTTGGCCGGTCAACGGGGTAA
- a CDS encoding Hsp70 protein — MTEMKRYSVGIDLGTSNTVLAYAAAGSQEIRVFEIDQLVSLGEIAARPLLPSVRYHAAPGELSAGDLQLPWSATDSSTGSAGGSQQDQPVVIGRLARALGGQVPGRLVASAKSWLSHASVDRVAPILPWGAADDVRKVSPVEASASYLAHVRAAWNQRFPDAPLEAQNVVLTVPASFDEGARALTVEAARMAGLPTLRLLEEPQAAFYDWLFHHRERLATELSDTRLVLICDVGGGTTDLTLIEVQMRDGEPALTRIGVGNHLMLGGDNMDLALAHRVEARLPQAGTERTRLSAASLSQLVERCRGAKEQLLGPHAPESASITLLGAGSKLIGGARTVQVTREEVEQIIVDGFFPAVASNERPGRPRGAIVEFGLPYATDAAVTRHIAAFLSRFATQSRKALGASSGSSDAGQGQDEPLPVPDTLLLNGGVFRAEALSQRLSSTLGTWRGAPLNVLHNDNPDVAVARGAVAYALARTGQAPKIGGGSARSYFLVLDETGGGESGTEPVQRGLCLLPRGTEEGHEIRIEDHTFALRLGHPVRFHLASSSADTVYRPGELADLAQGDFVRLPPIATIVQPRGASTARGETAVQIATSLTEVGTLEVHCIELDNPAQRWLLEFQLRRADGQVSAQVDLSADPAQARHPALDKAIEQIDRCFGSRTQNVDPKEVKRLRSQLEQLLGPREAWNSALLRELFGALWERARRRRRSADHERMWLNLAGYCVRPGFGYPLDEWRVEQLWSLFDDGIQYVNDSQVWSEWWTLWRRASGGLDEGAQLRVLDAMAYLQTAAQSRHRLPFDVSKTGFTDMVRLSASLERIPVERKIELGESVLTRLKKPAENHQSWWAVGRIGARRPFYGSAHSVVPPDIAARWLNTILALDWKKVDPAAFAAVQIARMTGDRSRDLPEDLRHAVVRRLEAANAPRAWITMVSETVELDNADEGRVFGESLPAGLKLIAATPAASQ; from the coding sequence ATGACTGAGATGAAGCGCTACAGCGTCGGCATTGATCTCGGCACCAGCAACACGGTGCTGGCTTATGCCGCGGCGGGGTCGCAGGAGATTCGCGTCTTCGAGATCGATCAGTTGGTGAGTCTCGGTGAAATCGCCGCGCGACCGCTGCTGCCGTCGGTGCGGTATCACGCGGCGCCGGGCGAGCTGAGCGCGGGCGATCTGCAATTACCGTGGAGCGCGACTGACAGTTCGACTGGTAGCGCGGGTGGAAGTCAGCAGGATCAGCCGGTGGTGATCGGCAGGCTCGCGCGTGCGCTCGGCGGGCAGGTACCAGGACGGTTGGTGGCCAGTGCGAAGAGCTGGCTGTCGCACGCGTCGGTGGACCGGGTCGCGCCGATTCTGCCGTGGGGCGCTGCGGACGATGTCCGCAAGGTTTCGCCGGTCGAAGCCAGCGCGAGTTATCTGGCGCACGTGCGAGCGGCCTGGAATCAACGCTTTCCGGACGCGCCGCTCGAAGCGCAGAACGTCGTGCTGACGGTGCCCGCTTCTTTCGACGAAGGCGCGCGAGCGCTGACGGTAGAAGCGGCGCGGATGGCGGGCCTCCCCACGTTAAGGTTGCTGGAAGAGCCACAAGCCGCGTTCTACGACTGGCTGTTTCATCATCGCGAGCGTCTGGCGACTGAACTGTCGGATACACGGCTCGTGCTGATCTGCGACGTGGGCGGCGGCACCACCGACCTCACGCTGATCGAAGTCCAGATGCGCGACGGCGAGCCGGCGCTCACCCGCATCGGTGTGGGCAACCATCTGATGCTCGGCGGCGACAACATGGACCTCGCGCTCGCGCATCGGGTCGAAGCGCGCTTGCCTCAAGCGGGCACCGAGCGCACGCGTTTGTCGGCGGCGAGTCTGTCGCAACTGGTCGAGCGTTGCCGCGGCGCGAAGGAGCAACTGCTCGGCCCGCACGCGCCTGAGTCGGCTTCGATCACGCTGCTCGGCGCGGGCTCGAAGCTGATCGGCGGCGCGCGCACGGTGCAGGTGACGCGTGAGGAAGTCGAGCAGATCATCGTCGACGGATTCTTTCCGGCGGTGGCATCGAACGAACGCCCCGGCAGGCCGCGTGGCGCGATCGTCGAGTTCGGCCTGCCCTATGCCACCGATGCAGCGGTCACGCGTCATATCGCGGCGTTTCTAAGCCGTTTCGCGACGCAGTCGCGCAAGGCGCTGGGCGCATCTTCAGGTTCATCTGACGCTGGTCAAGGTCAAGACGAACCGTTGCCCGTACCGGACACGCTGCTGCTAAACGGCGGCGTGTTTCGCGCTGAGGCGCTCTCGCAGCGCCTGTCCAGCACCTTGGGCACATGGCGCGGCGCACCGCTCAACGTGCTGCACAACGACAATCCCGACGTGGCCGTGGCGCGCGGCGCGGTCGCTTATGCCCTCGCCCGCACAGGTCAGGCGCCGAAAATCGGTGGCGGCTCGGCGCGCAGTTACTTCCTCGTGCTCGACGAAACCGGTGGCGGCGAAAGCGGCACCGAACCGGTGCAACGCGGCCTATGCCTGCTGCCGCGCGGCACCGAAGAAGGCCACGAGATCCGGATCGAAGACCACACATTTGCGCTGCGCCTCGGGCACCCGGTGCGTTTTCACCTGGCCTCTTCAAGCGCGGATACGGTCTATCGACCCGGCGAGCTAGCTGATCTCGCGCAAGGCGATTTCGTTCGGCTGCCCCCCATCGCGACGATCGTGCAACCACGCGGCGCGAGCACGGCGCGCGGCGAAACCGCGGTACAAATCGCCACCTCCCTCACTGAAGTGGGCACGCTCGAAGTCCACTGCATCGAGCTCGACAATCCTGCGCAACGCTGGCTGCTCGAATTCCAGTTGCGCCGCGCAGACGGCCAGGTGAGTGCCCAAGTGGACCTGTCGGCGGATCCGGCACAAGCCCGGCACCCCGCGCTCGACAAAGCGATCGAGCAGATCGACCGCTGCTTCGGCTCACGCACGCAAAACGTCGACCCCAAGGAAGTCAAACGCCTGCGCTCGCAACTCGAACAGTTGCTCGGGCCGCGCGAGGCTTGGAACAGCGCGCTGCTGCGCGAACTGTTCGGTGCGCTGTGGGAACGCGCGCGCCGCCGTCGGCGCTCGGCGGATCACGAGCGGATGTGGCTGAATCTGGCCGGCTACTGCGTACGGCCGGGCTTCGGCTATCCGCTCGACGAATGGCGCGTGGAACAACTCTGGTCGCTCTTCGACGACGGCATCCAGTACGTCAACGATAGCCAGGTCTGGTCGGAATGGTGGACGCTATGGCGCCGCGCGTCGGGCGGCCTCGACGAAGGCGCGCAACTGCGCGTGCTCGACGCCATGGCCTATCTGCAAACGGCCGCGCAATCGCGCCATAGGCTGCCGTTCGACGTGTCGAAAACCGGCTTCACCGACATGGTCCGGCTGAGTGCATCGCTCGAACGCATTCCGGTCGAACGCAAGATCGAACTCGGCGAGTCGGTGCTCACGCGGCTGAAGAAGCCGGCGGAAAACCATCAGAGCTGGTGGGCGGTCGGCCGCATCGGTGCACGGCGGCCGTTCTATGGCAGCGCGCATAGCGTCGTGCCGCCGGACATCGCAGCGCGTTGGCTGAACACGATCCTCGCGCTCGACTGGAAGAAGGTCGACCCCGCGGCATTCGCCGCCGTGCAGATCGCCCGCATGACCGGCGACCGCTCGCGCGACTTGCCCGAAGACTTGCGCCACGCCGTTGTACGCAGGCTCGAAGCGGCCAATGCGCCGCGCGCGTGGATCACCATGGTCAGCGAGACCGTGGAGCTCGATAACGCCGACGAGGGTCGCGTGTTCGGCGAATCGCTGCCCGCGGGGCTGAAGCTGATCGCGGCAACGCCAGCAGCTTCGCAATAG
- a CDS encoding diguanylate cyclase (GGDEF) domain-containing protein, which yields MQLAYSNDRLSSRMSVDPCATGEPEVESSVIDWLLHDDQVMRECFTHAAEILKSVTGAAITAITLLDAENQHYRAEVGMAMPLITRAHSLADYAVRDAELFVIEDAHDDARFGECLLVQRHPFVRFYAAIALRAPNGEIVGALCAMDPAPGHLDASQRGVFYHLRAMIENDLKMRTATAIDPLTQLYNRRFLLESIAHKWKEARDGEMMGSVVVDVDWFKQYNDTYGHQAGDHCLRKVASVMQAAADGERIVAGRMGGEEFGLLVLQAQPAALEDTLDALRQGVEDLAIEHRASPLGMVTVSVGAALTRMNEASRLAHREGFASADRALYRSKHGGRNRVTMA from the coding sequence GTGCAACTCGCTTACAGTAACGACCGTCTGTCCAGCCGGATGTCAGTTGATCCGTGCGCCACCGGTGAACCCGAGGTGGAATCATCGGTCATTGACTGGCTGTTACATGACGATCAGGTGATGCGCGAATGCTTCACCCACGCGGCAGAAATCCTGAAGAGCGTGACCGGCGCGGCGATCACCGCGATCACGCTGCTCGATGCGGAGAACCAGCACTACCGGGCCGAAGTCGGCATGGCGATGCCGCTCATCACCCGCGCGCACTCGCTGGCCGATTATGCGGTGCGCGACGCCGAGCTGTTCGTCATCGAGGACGCGCACGACGATGCCCGTTTCGGCGAATGTCTGTTGGTGCAGCGCCATCCCTTCGTTCGTTTTTACGCCGCGATTGCACTGCGCGCGCCGAACGGCGAGATCGTCGGCGCGCTGTGCGCGATGGACCCCGCACCCGGCCACCTCGACGCCTCGCAAAGAGGCGTGTTTTACCACCTGCGCGCGATGATCGAAAACGATCTGAAAATGCGCACGGCGACCGCGATCGATCCGCTCACCCAGTTGTATAACCGCCGTTTCCTGCTGGAAAGCATCGCGCACAAGTGGAAAGAGGCGCGCGACGGCGAGATGATGGGTTCGGTGGTGGTCGACGTCGACTGGTTCAAGCAATACAACGACACCTATGGCCACCAGGCGGGCGATCATTGTTTGCGCAAGGTGGCTTCGGTGATGCAGGCGGCCGCCGACGGCGAGCGCATCGTCGCCGGGCGCATGGGTGGCGAGGAATTCGGCCTGCTGGTGCTGCAAGCGCAGCCGGCGGCGCTCGAAGACACGCTCGACGCATTGAGGCAGGGCGTGGAGGATCTGGCGATCGAACATCGCGCCTCGCCGCTCGGCATGGTGACGGTGAGTGTCGGCGCCGCGTTGACGCGGATGAACGAGGCGTCCCGGCTGGCACACCGCGAGGGCTTCGCGAGCGCGGATCGGGCTCTGTATCGCTCGAAACACGGCGGCAGAAACCGGGTGACGATGGCGTAG
- a CDS encoding transcriptional regulator, LysR family → MDRLTSMAVFVKTADSGSFAAAALAFGISSQMAGKHVSTLEERVGARLLNRTTRRQSLTEIGQIFYERCKTLLADAEAAESVAQELSASPRGRLRINAPVTFGACCLAPMITRYLRAHPEVRVELTLNDRFVDLIDEGYEAAIRLGALSDSSLIARPLMPYRLIACASPGYLVERGEPPTPQALAEHECLSFVYTSVPVPTEWRFTDTQGEHVVPISGRFQANDVKALLAAALHGGGVILAPEEAVKDELAAGRLVRLLKGYDAPVRPMHLVFPASRVTPKLRAFIDQVVAEFGPHAA, encoded by the coding sequence ATGGACCGTTTGACCAGCATGGCCGTGTTCGTGAAAACGGCCGACAGCGGCTCGTTCGCCGCGGCCGCGCTCGCCTTCGGCATCTCCTCGCAGATGGCCGGCAAGCATGTCAGCACGCTGGAGGAGCGCGTCGGCGCGCGTTTGCTCAACCGGACCACGCGCCGCCAGAGCCTCACCGAGATCGGCCAGATTTTCTACGAGCGCTGCAAGACGCTGCTGGCGGATGCCGAGGCGGCCGAATCGGTCGCGCAGGAACTGTCGGCCTCGCCACGCGGGCGTCTGCGCATCAACGCGCCAGTTACCTTCGGCGCCTGCTGTCTCGCGCCGATGATCACGCGCTATCTGCGGGCCCATCCCGAGGTGCGGGTCGAATTGACGCTGAACGACCGCTTCGTCGATCTGATCGACGAAGGGTATGAAGCCGCGATCCGTCTCGGCGCGCTGTCGGATTCGTCGTTGATCGCGCGGCCGTTGATGCCGTACCGGCTGATCGCATGCGCGTCGCCCGGCTACCTGGTTGAGCGCGGCGAGCCGCCCACACCGCAAGCGCTGGCGGAGCACGAGTGTCTGAGCTTCGTCTATACGAGCGTGCCGGTTCCGACCGAATGGCGTTTCACCGATACACAAGGCGAACACGTGGTGCCGATCTCAGGCCGCTTTCAGGCCAACGACGTGAAAGCGCTGCTGGCCGCCGCCCTCCATGGCGGCGGCGTGATACTCGCGCCGGAAGAGGCGGTAAAAGACGAACTCGCCGCAGGGCGGCTGGTGCGCTTGCTGAAGGGCTACGACGCGCCCGTGCGCCCCATGCATCTGGTGTTCCCGGCCAGCCGCGTCACGCCGAAATTGCGTGCCTTTATCGACCAGGTGGTGGCCGAATTCGGGCCGCACGCCGCGTGA
- a CDS encoding transcriptional regulator, LysR family: MINLFQAMQAFVKVADAGSFAQAALQLNVSTSVVTRHVSSLEKHLGIRLFQRTTRKVVLTEAGADYADGCRVLLAELEEVESRATTTSKEVAGDLRIVALGSFSLFRLTPLFAEYQAKFPHVNLRVTLTEKRVDLLEGGFDVGIVTEHMIRSESLVARRLINSHAVPVAAAAYLAEAGYPATPADLARHRVIAAPLDSSPQTWVFSNNGSNGDGGEESITLDPSFTVNSMIMQKQAALGAMGIALLPLEMVTDELRAGTLMQILNDYTVLNGDVAVSLVYPSREFVPRKIREFIDLAVGYFN; the protein is encoded by the coding sequence ATGATCAATCTTTTTCAGGCCATGCAGGCTTTCGTCAAGGTCGCCGACGCGGGCAGCTTCGCGCAGGCCGCGCTGCAACTCAACGTCTCGACCTCCGTCGTGACGCGCCACGTGTCGAGCCTCGAGAAGCACCTCGGCATCCGGCTGTTCCAGCGCACCACGCGCAAGGTCGTGCTGACCGAAGCCGGCGCCGATTATGCCGACGGTTGCCGCGTTCTGCTGGCGGAACTCGAAGAGGTCGAATCACGCGCGACCACCACCTCGAAAGAAGTCGCGGGCGATCTGCGGATCGTGGCATTGGGTAGCTTCTCGCTGTTCCGGCTCACACCGCTTTTTGCGGAGTACCAGGCAAAATTCCCGCACGTGAATCTGCGCGTCACACTCACAGAGAAACGCGTCGATCTGCTCGAAGGCGGCTTCGACGTGGGTATCGTGACCGAGCACATGATCCGTTCGGAATCGCTGGTCGCGCGCCGCCTCATCAACTCGCACGCGGTGCCGGTGGCGGCGGCCGCCTATCTGGCCGAGGCCGGCTATCCAGCAACCCCGGCCGATCTCGCGCGACATCGGGTGATCGCCGCGCCGCTCGACAGCAGTCCGCAAACCTGGGTATTCAGCAACAACGGCAGCAATGGCGACGGCGGCGAAGAAAGCATCACGCTCGATCCGTCGTTCACGGTCAATAGCATGATCATGCAGAAGCAGGCGGCGCTCGGCGCAATGGGCATCGCGTTACTGCCGCTCGAAATGGTCACCGATGAATTGCGTGCCGGTACGCTCATGCAAATCCTCAACGACTACACCGTACTCAATGGCGACGTCGCGGTCTCACTCGTTTATCCAAGCCGCGAGTTTGTGCCGCGCAAGATCCGCGAATTTATCGATCTCGCCGTCGGCTATTTCAATTGA
- a CDS encoding Molecular chaperone DnaK (HSP70) — protein sequence MSDARFSIGIDLGTTHCALSYVDTTASDGEKTAQGVLPIAQLTGPGAIDNLDLLPSFLYLPHPDELASGDLYLPWTGQREFAVGEFARNRGAATPIRLVSSAKSWLCHPGVDRRAAILPNDAPPEVARVSPLESSVRYLTHLREAWDHAHPDAPFSQQDITVTIPASFDPAARELTAEAAEAAGYGRMTLLEEPQAALYSWIQKSGGQWRKQVKVGDIILVVDVGGGTTDLSLIAVIEREGNLELHRVAVGEHILLGGDNMDLALAHVVARKLAAQGTQADAWQLRALTYACRSAKETLLSDPSTDTVPLVVPSRGSKLIGGSIRTELTRAELTQTILEGFFPQVESAARPVSRARAGLTQLGLPYAQDAGITRHLAAFLGRQVGALAELEGLRDIATAEGASFLHPTAVLFNGGVFKSPLLVERIMGTLNGWLAAEAAPPARLLEGADLDLAVARGAAYYGYVRRGQGVRIRGGTARAYYIAIESAMPAVPGLEPPIQALCVAPFGMEEGTDAELPAQEFGLVVGEPVHFRFFGSSVRRQDQVGTLLDFWGPDELQELEEIQATLPSAGRTAGEVVPVKLHARVTEAGTLELEAVPRGTDERWKVEFDVRGSANA from the coding sequence ATGAGCGACGCACGCTTCTCAATCGGTATCGACCTGGGCACCACGCACTGCGCCCTGTCCTACGTGGACACGACCGCCAGCGACGGCGAAAAGACCGCCCAGGGCGTGCTGCCGATCGCGCAACTCACAGGCCCCGGCGCGATCGACAACCTCGATCTGCTGCCCTCGTTCCTCTACCTGCCGCATCCGGACGAACTCGCCTCGGGCGACCTGTACCTGCCGTGGACCGGTCAGCGCGAATTCGCGGTCGGCGAGTTTGCCCGCAACCGCGGCGCGGCCACGCCGATCCGGCTCGTGTCGAGCGCCAAGAGCTGGCTGTGCCATCCTGGCGTCGATCGTCGCGCGGCCATTCTGCCGAACGACGCACCACCTGAAGTCGCACGCGTGTCGCCGCTCGAAAGCTCGGTGCGCTATCTGACGCACCTGCGCGAAGCGTGGGACCACGCGCATCCGGACGCACCGTTCAGCCAGCAGGACATCACGGTGACAATCCCTGCGTCGTTCGATCCGGCCGCGCGCGAGCTGACCGCTGAAGCTGCGGAAGCCGCCGGCTACGGCCGCATGACGTTGCTCGAAGAACCGCAAGCCGCGCTGTATAGCTGGATTCAGAAGAGCGGCGGCCAGTGGCGCAAGCAGGTCAAGGTTGGCGACATCATTCTCGTGGTCGACGTGGGCGGCGGGACAACCGACCTCTCGCTGATCGCCGTGATCGAGCGCGAAGGCAATCTCGAACTGCATCGTGTCGCGGTCGGCGAGCACATTCTGCTGGGCGGCGACAACATGGACCTCGCGCTGGCTCACGTGGTTGCACGCAAGCTTGCTGCACAAGGCACCCAGGCCGACGCGTGGCAATTGCGCGCCCTTACCTATGCCTGCCGCTCGGCGAAGGAAACGCTGCTCAGCGATCCGTCGACCGACACCGTGCCGCTCGTCGTGCCGAGCCGCGGTTCGAAGCTGATCGGCGGTTCGATCCGCACCGAGCTCACGCGCGCGGAGTTGACCCAAACGATCCTCGAAGGCTTCTTCCCGCAGGTGGAGAGCGCGGCGCGTCCGGTGAGCCGCGCGCGTGCCGGTCTGACGCAACTCGGCCTGCCGTATGCGCAGGACGCGGGCATCACGCGGCATCTGGCGGCCTTCCTCGGCCGTCAGGTCGGCGCGCTCGCCGAACTCGAAGGTTTGCGCGATATCGCCACCGCGGAAGGCGCGAGCTTCCTGCACCCCACCGCCGTGCTGTTCAACGGCGGCGTGTTCAAGTCGCCGTTGCTGGTCGAACGGATCATGGGCACGCTCAATGGCTGGCTCGCCGCCGAAGCTGCGCCGCCAGCGCGCCTGCTCGAAGGCGCGGATCTCGATCTCGCCGTCGCGCGCGGCGCGGCCTATTACGGCTATGTACGGCGCGGCCAGGGCGTGCGCATTCGTGGCGGCACGGCACGCGCGTACTACATCGCAATCGAATCGGCGATGCCCGCCGTCCCCGGTCTCGAGCCGCCCATCCAGGCGCTGTGCGTCGCGCCGTTCGGCATGGAGGAAGGCACGGACGCCGAATTGCCGGCGCAGGAGTTCGGGCTGGTCGTCGGCGAGCCGGTGCACTTCCGCTTCTTCGGATCGTCGGTGCGTCGTCAGGATCAGGTCGGCACGCTGCTCGACTTCTGGGGCCCCGACGAATTGCAGGAACTGGAAGAAATCCAGGCAACGCTGCCGTCCGCCGGCCGCACCGCCGGTGAAGTCGTGCCGGTGAAGCTCCATGCGCGCGTGACGGAAGCCGGCACGCTGGAACTCGAAGCCGTGCCGCGCGGCACCGACGAGCGCTGGAAGGTCGAGTTCGACGTGCGCGGCAGCGCCAATGCATGA